A region from the Lolium perenne isolate Kyuss_39 chromosome 4, Kyuss_2.0, whole genome shotgun sequence genome encodes:
- the LOC127348496 gene encoding premnaspirodiene oxygenase → MDDSTYNTILLALLAVSMIYFFKPTSVRRPPGPRTLPIIGSVHHFVNTLVHRRLRDLAGAHGPIMMLKIGPMPLVVVTSRELAREVLKVQDPNFANRPRLLVGGICGYGWTDIIFAPTSDYWRKIRKLCIHEILSPKRVLQFGFIREEEVRRQVELVRVAARQGVPVDVTRMVYDISSRTISRSAFGEVRPDMPVFQHAIKRVVGLSSGFNVPDLFPRLREVLGEVTGMKRKLREIHRTFDDILVDIIEGRRKVRAERVASGKEVIDENVVDVMLTLQKGDNPWGFPVTDNTIKAVVLDMFAGGTGTSGSSTEWAMSEIMRTPRVMKKLQDEVRRAFHGKETISETELRSNSVRYLKLTMKEAIRLHPAAPLLVPRESIETTELGGYVVPAKSRMVVNAWAISRDPRYWKDPEEFVPERFEEEGAVDFHGLHFEFTPFGAGRRMCPGYNYGLAGMELALFQLMYHFDWSLPAGVEEVDMAEAMGLGVRRKNPLMLCATPYVVHPPAADPIVTST, encoded by the exons ATGGACGACTCGACGTACAACACCATCCTCCTGGCGCTCCTAGCGGTGTCCATGATCTACTTCTTCAAGCCGACGTCGGTGCGCCGTCCGCCGGGCCCTCGCACGCTGCCGATCATCGGGAGCGTGCACCACTTCGTGAACACGCTGGTGCACCGCCGGCTGCGGGACCTTGCCGGCGCGCACGGCCCCATCATGATGCTGAAGATCGGGCCGATGCCGCTGGTGGTGGTAACGTCGCGGGAGCTAGCGCGGGAGGTGCTCAAGGTGCAGGACCCCAACTTCGCGAACCGGCCGAGGCTGCTCGTCGGCGGCATCTGCGGCTACGGCTGGACGGACATCATCTTCGCGCCCACCAGCGACTACTGGCGCAAGATCCGCAAGCTGTGCATCCACGAGATCCTGAGCCCGAAGCGGGTGCTCCAGTTCGGGTTCATCCGGGAGGAGGAGGTGCGCCGGCAGGTGGAGCTCGTCCGCGTCGCCGCCAGGCAAGGGGTGCCGGTGGACGTGACGAGGATGGTGTACGACATCAGCAGCCGGACCATCTCCCGGTCGGCGTTCGGGGAGGTGCGGCCCGACATGCCGGTGTTCCAGCACGCCATCAAGCGGGTGGTCGGGCTGTCCAGCGGGTTCAACGTGCCGGACCTCTTCCCGCGGCTCAGGGAGGTGCTCGGCGAGGTCACCGGGATGAAGCGGAAGCTCCGGGAGATACACCGGACGTTCGACGATATCCTCGTGGACATCATCGAGGGCAGGAGGAAGGTGCGCGCCGAGAGGGTGGCCAGCGGCAAGGAGGTCATCGACGAGAACGTCGTGGACGTCATGCTCACCCTGCAGAAGGGCGACAACCCCTGGGGTTTTCCTGTCACGGACAACACCATCAAAGCAGTCGTGCTG GACATGTTCGCCGGCGGCACGGGGACGTCCGGCTCGTCGACGGAGTGGGCGATGTCAGAGATCATGCGTACCCCGCGGGTGATGAAGAAGCTACAGGATGAGGTCCGGCGCGCGTTCCACGGCAAGGAGACCATCAGCGAGACGGAGCTGCGCAGCAACAGCGTGAGGTACCTGAAGCTGACGATGAAGGAGGCGATCCGGCTGCACCCGGCGGCGCCGCTCCTGGTCCCGAGGGAGAGCATCGAGACGACGGAGCTGGGTGGGTACGTGGTGCCGGCCAAGTCTAGGATGGTGGTGAACGCGTGGGCCATCTCGAGGGACCCGCGGTActggaaggatccagaggagttcGTGCCGGAGCGGTTCGAGGAGGAGGGTGCCGTCGACTTCCACGGCCTCCACTTCGAGTTCACGCCGTTCGGGGCGGGCAGGAGGATGTGCCCCGGGTACAACTACGGGCTCGCAGGCATGGAGCTCGCGCTGTTCCAGCTCATGTACCACTTCGACTGGTCGCTGCCTGCCGGCGTGGAAGAGGTGGACATGGCGGAGGCCATGGGGCTCGGCGTGCGCCGGAAGAACCCTCTCATGCTCTGCGCCACACCTTACGTTGTGCATCCTCCTGCAGCTGATCCCATCGTGACTTCGACATGA